One segment of Brassica napus cultivar Da-Ae chromosome C3, Da-Ae, whole genome shotgun sequence DNA contains the following:
- the LOC111203816 gene encoding uncharacterized protein LOC111203816, translated as MALLRSSAVAQPSSMALMVTAPTSRFRPPPDPPLRKSPPLEAPSAIDPLEPPDPPDVSFVLTLPRSPISSSDPSLQALTRILDLKLPLPWMVSKISGGGVPLVSTGDSTFVYRWLLCAGFQVHFRSLISDFCSSVEWDTKLFVCVSLELRTIALADDVLMDLTSVGSTVVLFGGPFVASVRSLNAVCSSLNVVCSLTVLKEKFIGKVSWMNMIMAGSDYPFVSCLEQSLFPIFLHVWSELDEQASLVLQGSSSQRVLSSAFGTVCVVLWVTLDAIFQEAFETVFMRFLMR; from the exons atggctctcctCCGCTCCAGCGCCGTCGCTCAGCCCTCCTCCATGGCTTTGATGGTGACTGCTCCTACGTCGCGTTTCAGGCCGCCTCCAGATCCGCCGCTGCGTAAGTCTCCTCCGCTTGAAGCTCCCTCTGCCATCGATCCACTGGAACCGCCAGATCCTCCTGACGTTTCCTTTGTCCTCACTCTTCCTCGAAGCCCCATCTCCTCCTCCGATCCGTCTCTCCAAGCTCTTACCCGAATCTTAGATCTAAAGCTTCCTCTTCCATGGATGGTGTCTAAGATTAGTGGTGGTGGTGTTCCGCTTGTGTCTACCGGTGATAGTACTTTTGTCTACAGGTGGTTGCTCTGTGCG GGTTTCCAGGTTCACTTCCGCTCGTTAATTTCCGATTTCTGCTCTTCTGTTGAATGGGATACAAAGCTATTTGTCTGTGTGAGTTTGGAATTGAGGACCATAGCTTTAGCCGATGATGTACTTATGGACTTAACTTCTGTTGGTTCTACCGTTGTGCTCTTTGGTGGTCCTTTTGTCGCCTCAGTGCGATCTCTTAATGCTGTGTGCAGTTCTCTTAATGTTGTGTGCAGTCTTACTGTT TTGAAAGAGAAATTCATTGGTAAAGTTAGCTGGATGAATATGATTATGGCGGGTTCAGATTATCCGTTTGTCTCATGTTTAGAGCAGTCTCTTTTTCCAATATTTCTTCATGTATGGAGTGAATTGGATGAACAAGCGTCGTTGGTATTGCAAGGATCTTCCTCCCAGAGAGTGCTCTCCTCTGCGTTTGGTACAGTATGTGTGGTCCTATGGGTTACACTAGATGCAATCTTTCAAGAAGCTTTTGAAACTGTTTTCATGCGATTTCTTATG AGGTAG
- the LOC111204099 gene encoding RNA-binding protein CP29B, chloroplastic-like: MVLRNYFFTSPWLLQLRLSTFNPKSLPFSISRPASASLLPPSISFKLHSESPSLSISASSFSSDLKLFVGNLPFNVDSAQLFESAGNVEMVEVGQICHLQIRRELQVCTQNPCRQRRPQCDGNHCFSVHWTRIRKHKASQWH; encoded by the exons ATGGTTTTGAGAAATTATTTCTTCACTTCACCATGGCTGCTTCAGCTTCGTCTCTCCACCTTCAACCCCAAATCCCTTCCTTTCTCCATCTCCAGACCCGCCTCAGCTTCCCTCTTACCtccttccatctccttcaaaCTCCACTCTGAATCCCCTTCCCTCTCCATCTCCGCTTCCTCCTTCTCTTCTGACCTCAAGCTCTTCGTCGGTAACCTCCCCTTCAACGTGGACAGCGCTCAGCTCTTCGAGAGCGCCGGAAACGTCGAGATGGTTGAG GTTGGACAAATATGCCATCTCCAAATACGCAGAGAGCTTCAAGTCTGTACCCAAAACCCTTGCCGACAACGCCGGCCTCAATGCGATGGAAATCATTGCTTCTCTGTACACTGGACACGGATCAGGAAACACAAAGCTAGTCAATGGCATTGA